From a region of the Paenibacillus lutimineralis genome:
- a CDS encoding polymorphic toxin type 28 domain-containing protein: MYRRCPSIQKIDLDRLDNLAKVVEHLRQTMEQEIIGMSKDVNCLLQNTEANYSEYYVRTATQDAASLLREIEMLARRLDDQMREKVSGLKYAVSQYAQTDKQVEKLAQTQPSSSLFNHKSPFLAAQWSDITGNSLYGPAKSTTSEPFPFPNFFEQLEAFQRQGIMDRLAPFQEDSRIAALLQTMQNQDAFAQKLAQAELTKIAEAFTEIARSQKAYVVYQAYGQREYMESAHQYAEAQRKKLEEMGVSDEWYKEGIDLSDFYQGGFLKACRYNPLKNDRSLLLDDEEIRALLEQGMLGEVELDVLRQKYDELEVKVLHRLQLEQQLEEYNRLVAEEDIRKMQQLLKDMNLYHGEITGKYEQELLIAIAGYQYIANNHSTMFAVWRELSGYHDGKEFEVDGLITKELLELANAERGLGYWNDPNVKASGLGVALTSVGVGDGIVSQIWDEGSGLLKQAWSVNPTNPKFWTETVPGYYDLAKAITNGDITLEDIKEALKEGATEEFVVPFQDIWDLQGKILSGKASYEESERYGRALVKAFLALTLVEGAVKSGVKISGKLSKQLSELLPKLNGGAVAVTEGGTRFRIPDGYHIDTPDLPKTDTQRQFIEFQRQQEPRGNAGGTGNGGRIISSVDDLPDVTKSKITTSQRATLNQQERTYSHLTEMDLKGAQRDLDGNPVPKPGGGFYDHVQEVSDAYRGLVDLKRSWEGVLKNPNLDTELRQLYTSKLNEINATMKKIEDMFAPHGGVYPPK; this comes from the coding sequence GTGTACAGGAGGTGCCCTTCCATTCAAAAGATAGATCTGGATCGACTTGACAATTTGGCTAAAGTAGTGGAGCATTTGCGACAGACAATGGAGCAGGAAATCATCGGCATGTCCAAGGATGTAAATTGTCTGCTCCAAAATACAGAAGCGAATTACTCGGAGTATTATGTGCGCACGGCTACTCAAGATGCGGCAAGTCTGCTCCGGGAGATTGAAATGCTGGCACGGCGATTGGATGATCAAATGCGTGAAAAGGTAAGCGGCCTGAAATATGCCGTAAGTCAATATGCGCAGACAGACAAGCAAGTGGAGAAATTGGCTCAAACCCAGCCTTCCTCGTCTTTGTTCAATCATAAATCTCCGTTTCTAGCCGCACAGTGGTCAGATATCACAGGAAATAGTCTGTATGGACCTGCGAAGTCCACTACTTCAGAGCCGTTCCCATTCCCCAATTTCTTCGAACAACTTGAGGCTTTTCAGCGGCAAGGAATTATGGATCGTTTAGCTCCCTTCCAGGAAGATTCGCGAATTGCTGCTCTTCTACAAACGATGCAGAACCAAGATGCCTTCGCCCAGAAACTCGCCCAAGCAGAACTAACCAAAATCGCTGAGGCATTTACGGAAATCGCCCGTAGTCAAAAGGCCTACGTCGTCTATCAGGCTTATGGCCAGCGTGAGTACATGGAGTCGGCTCATCAATATGCCGAAGCCCAACGGAAGAAGCTCGAAGAAATGGGCGTATCGGACGAGTGGTATAAAGAAGGCATTGATCTGAGTGATTTTTATCAAGGTGGGTTTCTTAAGGCCTGTAGATACAATCCGTTAAAAAATGACCGATCACTCTTGCTGGATGATGAAGAGATTAGGGCTTTGTTGGAGCAGGGGATGTTGGGAGAAGTTGAATTGGATGTGCTTCGTCAGAAATATGACGAGCTGGAAGTCAAGGTACTTCACCGTCTGCAACTCGAGCAGCAGTTGGAGGAATATAATCGCTTGGTCGCCGAGGAAGATATCCGAAAGATGCAGCAGCTTCTCAAGGATATGAATCTATATCATGGAGAAATCACCGGGAAGTATGAACAAGAGCTGCTAATTGCTATAGCTGGATATCAGTATATTGCCAATAATCACAGTACCATGTTTGCCGTGTGGCGTGAATTAAGCGGGTATCATGATGGTAAGGAATTTGAAGTAGACGGATTGATTACGAAAGAGCTGCTGGAGCTAGCGAATGCAGAAAGAGGGTTAGGATATTGGAATGATCCCAATGTGAAAGCCAGTGGACTAGGTGTGGCGCTGACATCGGTAGGAGTCGGAGATGGAATCGTTAGTCAGATTTGGGATGAAGGAAGCGGGCTTTTGAAGCAAGCCTGGTCCGTCAATCCGACCAATCCGAAATTCTGGACAGAGACGGTACCAGGATATTATGATTTAGCCAAGGCGATCACAAATGGGGATATCACCCTGGAAGATATCAAGGAAGCACTGAAAGAAGGGGCCACAGAAGAGTTCGTGGTTCCTTTCCAGGATATCTGGGATTTGCAGGGGAAGATATTGAGTGGAAAAGCCAGCTATGAAGAGAGCGAGCGATATGGACGCGCCTTAGTCAAGGCCTTTTTGGCTCTGACGCTGGTGGAAGGAGCAGTTAAGTCAGGAGTTAAGATATCTGGCAAACTGAGCAAGCAGCTCTCCGAGCTATTGCCCAAGCTGAATGGTGGTGCCGTGGCGGTTACCGAGGGTGGAACTAGATTCCGAATTCCTGATGGTTACCACATCGATACCCCTGACCTTCCCAAGACGGATACACAACGGCAGTTTATTGAGTTTCAGAGGCAGCAGGAGCCTAGAGGGAATGCTGGGGGGACGGGTAATGGTGGTAGAATAATCTCAAGTGTTGATGATTTACCAGATGTTACAAAGTCTAAAATCACTACTAGTCAGAGGGCTACATTGAATCAACAGGAAAGAACATATTCACATTTAACCGAAATGGATTTAAAAGGAGCACAGAGAGACTTAGATGGTAACCCTGTTCCAAAACCAGGGGGAGGTTTCTATGATCATGTTCAAGAAGTGTCTGATGCGTATCGTGGTTTAGTTGATTTGAAAAGAAGTTGGGAAGGGGTGCTTAAAAACCCTAATTTAGATACAGAACTTAGACAACTTTATACGTCAAAGTTGAATGAGATAAACGCTACGATGAAAAAAATAGAAGATATGTTTGCTCCCCATGGGGGAGTGTATCCACCAAAATAA
- a CDS encoding contact-dependent growth inhibition system immunity protein, translated as MIDRKKILKEFLTNEEYEAVIQNATQFSDMPLPTWHLEITRKCLTDLSNFDLIRCIRQDVFTDLVTFEIIERIDEQNTPFYADIDSIELMEKLSSVSSEMLSVYKSKLVRMIENIEKNNLIDLADIWMFDEQKGTYQGYINIIKNKIQ; from the coding sequence ATGATTGATAGAAAGAAAATATTAAAAGAGTTTTTGACTAATGAAGAATATGAGGCTGTAATACAAAATGCAACACAGTTTTCCGATATGCCATTACCTACATGGCATTTGGAAATAACAAGGAAATGTCTAACCGATTTGTCAAACTTTGATTTGATTCGTTGCATTAGACAAGATGTTTTTACAGATTTAGTAACTTTTGAAATTATTGAAAGGATTGATGAACAAAATACACCTTTCTATGCTGACATTGATTCAATAGAATTGATGGAAAAACTATCATCTGTTAGTTCGGAAATGCTCTCAGTATATAAGAGTAAATTAGTTAGAATGATTGAAAATATTGAAAAGAACAACTTAATAGATTTAGCAGATATTTGGATGTTCGATGAACAGAAGGGAACGTATCAAGGCTATATCAATATAATAAAAAATAAAATTCAATAA
- a CDS encoding pentapeptide repeat-containing protein, whose translation MNVHRDEELIQSLKSHKIWIETIGREGKKLAVDEVDFRDIDLADYPLDQAYITACIFNGMNLVEKDMYASVICSSTFENANLESADFYKADVSYANFTNANLQNSRFARSDCIETIFNKADLRNAKLVGALFDQVDFRNANLQNTDVSTSTFEEVLLQAAQLEGMCGLEEAFIKSINIGTPEQPIILKGEDARQWLIIKSTDNLKSN comes from the coding sequence ATGAACGTTCATAGAGATGAGGAACTAATTCAATCTTTAAAGTCACACAAAATCTGGATTGAAACAATTGGTCGAGAGGGAAAAAAACTAGCGGTCGATGAAGTGGATTTTCGAGATATAGATTTAGCAGATTACCCGCTAGATCAAGCCTATATAACTGCGTGTATATTTAATGGAATGAACTTGGTAGAAAAGGATATGTACGCTTCAGTAATATGTTCCTCAACTTTTGAAAATGCAAATTTAGAAAGTGCTGATTTCTACAAGGCGGACGTCTCTTATGCAAATTTTACAAATGCGAACTTGCAAAACTCTCGATTTGCTAGAAGTGATTGTATTGAAACTATATTTAACAAAGCTGATTTGAGAAATGCGAAATTAGTAGGGGCACTTTTTGATCAAGTAGATTTTCGCAATGCAAACCTCCAAAATACTGATGTAAGCACCTCAACATTTGAGGAAGTATTGCTTCAAGCAGCACAGCTAGAAGGAATGTGTGGACTGGAAGAGGCTTTCATTAAGAGTATTAATATTGGTACTCCAGAACAACCTATCATTCTTAAAGGCGAAGATGCTAGACAGTGGCTCATAATCAAATCGACAGATAACTTAAAAAGTAATTGA